The genomic DNA GCGTGGGGTCGATGCCGCGCGCCCGATCGAACAGGGCCGCGCCGTATTTGCCCAGCCGCTCCTCCCAGTATTCGCCGGGCTTGAGCAGGACATCGCCACAGGTGCGCACGCCCATCCGCTTCAAGACCGCCAGCAGCTTGGCCCCCACGCCCGGAATTTTGCCCACGGGCAGGGTGCGCAGAAACTCCCCGACCTCCTCGTGCCGGACGATGAACATGCCGTCCGGCTTGTCCATATCCGAGGCTATCTTGGCCAGGAACCGCACCGGAGCCGCCCCAACCGAGCAGGTCAGCCCGGTGGCTTCCTTCACACGCGCCTTGATGCGCCGCCCCATCTCGTCGATGGGGCCGAACAGCCGCTCCAGTCCCGTGCCGTCCAGATACGCCTCGTCCACGCTGGCCTGTTCCACGGTCGGCGAGAACTCCCTCAGCGCGTCCATGACCTGCCGCGAGACTTCCTTGTAGCGTTCCATACGGCCCGGCACCATGATGATCTCCGGGCAGAGCTTTCGCGCCTTGACCACGGACATGGCCGAACGGACCCCGTATTTGCGCACCTCGTAGCTGGCGGCCGAAACCACGCTGCGGTCCGACGTGCCGCCCACGGCTACGGGCTTGCCCCGCAGTTCTGGGTTGTCCATCTGCTCCACCGACGCGAAGAACGCATCCATGTCGATATGAAGAATCCACGTCCGCATCCTGTGTCTTCTACCCGGTCGGCTCTCGTTTGTTAAGCGGAGAGAGCCCCGACGGCGGGATGAGGAGGGACCGAGGAAGCCCGGTTATCACAAATCCCTGCCGACTTCGATGCACGCCCGCACGAAGGAGCGCGCGATCTCCGGGTTGGAGCCGAAATGGAGATGAACATAGGAGCCGAGGGTGTTTTGGGTGACGAACCCTTCGGGAGCGTCGATGGGCCCCTTGCGGCCGGACATGGAGTAGACCGGACGCAGGGAGTCGGACGCGCCGTCTTCCTGGAGGGACGAATAGTGGAACTCGTGCCCACGAGCGACAATGCCCGCGGGACCGAGGACAGTGGCCTCGCGGGTGGCGATTTCACGGTACCCCAGGGCGCGGAATCTCTCGTTCATCTCCGCGCGCACAGGATAAACGCCGGTCATGGCGTAGCGGCCCCGCCCGGTGACGATGTCGTTCATGAGCAGCATGAACCCGCCGCACTCTGCGTAGACAGGTCGGCCGGACTCGCAGAACTCCTTGATGTCGCGACGCATACGCGTGTTCTGGCCGAGTTCGAAGGCGTAAAGTTCCGGGTAGCCACCGCCCAGATACAGGCCGTCCAGGTGCTCGGGAAGACGCGCGTCGGCGAGGGGAGAAAACTCCACCAGCCTGGCTCCGGCCTCGCGAAGGAGACGGAGATTTTCCTCGTAATAGAAACAAAATGCGTTGTCCCGGGCCAGCCCGATGGTCACCCTGGGGAGTTGGGGCACGGGCTCGAACGGGGGCACGGCCACGATGTCGGGCAGCCGGGCCAGAAGCGCGTCGGGGTCCAGCCCTGTCTCCACCCAGTCGGCCAGCCGCTGGTATCGCGACAGGTCCGGGGCGTCCTGCTCCGGGGTGACGAGGCCGAGATGGCGCGAGGGGGTGGCGATGGACTCGTCGCGGCCAAGCACGCCGAGCACCGGCACATCCGGCACCAAAGTCATGGCCTCGCGCAGCAATTCCGCATGGGACGCGCTGCCCACGCGGTTGAAGATAACCCCGGCGATGGTCACCTCGGGGTCGAAGTCCGCGTATCCGGCCACCAGGGCGGCGGCGGACCGGGCCATGGACCGGGCGTCCACCACCAGGATGACGGGCAGGCCGAGAATCTTGGCCAACTGGGCCGTGGACCCGGCTTCGCCCGTGCCGGAAATGCCGTCGAACAGGCCCATGCCCCCTTCGATGATGGCCACGTCGCTGTCCGCCGCGTAGCGGTTGAAGATGTCGAAGTTGACGGCCTCGTCGAGCATCCAGCCGTCGAGATTGTGGCTGGGAACGGGCGCGCCGTCCAACGCGCAGGCCAGGGAGTGGTGGCCGGGATCGATGAAGTCCGGGCCGCTCTTGAAGGGCTGCACCCTGACGCCGCGACGGGCCAAGGAGGCCATAAGCCCCAGGGAAATGGAAGTCTTGCCGCACCCGCTGTGCGTTCCGGCGATGACAAAAGCTTTGACCGCGCTCATTGCCGCCCCCTAGATCAAACCTTTCTTGACGAGATGGTCCATCATCCGGCGGCCTTCCTCGTGGCCGGGGGCCAGCTCCAGGCACTTGGCCGCGGCCTCGGCGCAGGCGGCCCAGTCCTGCCGTTCGAACTGGGCGCGGGCCAGGTTGTACCAGAGGTTCTCGTCGTCTCCGGCAAGTTCCAGGGCGCGCCGGTAGTAGTCGACGGCCTGGCCGAAGAGCCGCTTCTTGCGCAGGGCTATGCCATACTCGTTGAAGAGATGCTTGTAGTCGTCGGAAAAGGCGGTATCCAGGCCGAGGATGCGGTCGAAGACCTTCTTGGCCTTTTCCTCCTCGTCCCGGGCCAGAAGGCACAGGCCGATGCCGAAATTCGCGCGCACGTTCAGTTCGTCCAGGTTCAAGGCGTTGGCGTACTCGTACTCGGCGGTGAACGTTTCGCCCCGCTTGCGGTACTTGTCGCCGCGGGCCACGGATTTCTGCACCGCGCGGAGATTGCCGAACACTTCCTTGAAAAGTTGCGGCACGGGCAGATAGTCGGCCAGCAGCTCATCCCTGGTGATGACCTCGACCGGCCCGAAGGGCACATTCCGGCTGTTCAGGCCCTGAAGCTCGACATTGCCGTTCTCCGTTTCCCTGGCGTAATACAACGCGCTCTGCCCAACCCGCCGGGAAGTGGTCCCCGTGCCGATCCGGGTCGTGCGTTCGATGGAGAAGACGCCTTCGATCAGTCCTTGTTCG from Pseudodesulfovibrio thermohalotolerans includes the following:
- a CDS encoding DNA polymerase IV, translating into MRTWILHIDMDAFFASVEQMDNPELRGKPVAVGGTSDRSVVSAASYEVRKYGVRSAMSVVKARKLCPEIIMVPGRMERYKEVSRQVMDALREFSPTVEQASVDEAYLDGTGLERLFGPIDEMGRRIKARVKEATGLTCSVGAAPVRFLAKIASDMDKPDGMFIVRHEEVGEFLRTLPVGKIPGVGAKLLAVLKRMGVRTCGDVLLKPGEYWEERLGKYGAALFDRARGIDPTPVTPHEAAKSCSAENTFREDTTDRTLLRKWLLAQSERVGGDLRRHGYKGRTVTLKIKYSDFTQITRSKSLDARTDNTGVIFETACALLEQVRLHRAVRLIGVGVSNFEARVRQVNLFEESPEQMESTSELDRAVDEVRRKFGGKAVTRVDLLGFKKKPTNSAD
- a CDS encoding cobyrinate a,c-diamide synthase, with amino-acid sequence MSAVKAFVIAGTHSGCGKTSISLGLMASLARRGVRVQPFKSGPDFIDPGHHSLACALDGAPVPSHNLDGWMLDEAVNFDIFNRYAADSDVAIIEGGMGLFDGISGTGEAGSTAQLAKILGLPVILVVDARSMARSAAALVAGYADFDPEVTIAGVIFNRVGSASHAELLREAMTLVPDVPVLGVLGRDESIATPSRHLGLVTPEQDAPDLSRYQRLADWVETGLDPDALLARLPDIVAVPPFEPVPQLPRVTIGLARDNAFCFYYEENLRLLREAGARLVEFSPLADARLPEHLDGLYLGGGYPELYAFELGQNTRMRRDIKEFCESGRPVYAECGGFMLLMNDIVTGRGRYAMTGVYPVRAEMNERFRALGYREIATREATVLGPAGIVARGHEFHYSSLQEDGASDSLRPVYSMSGRKGPIDAPEGFVTQNTLGSYVHLHFGSNPEIARSFVRACIEVGRDL
- a CDS encoding tetratricopeptide repeat protein, with product MMSEQGLIEGVFSIERTTRIGTGTTSRRVGQSALYYARETENGNVELQGLNSRNVPFGPVEVITRDELLADYLPVPQLFKEVFGNLRAVQKSVARGDKYRKRGETFTAEYEYANALNLDELNVRANFGIGLCLLARDEEEKAKKVFDRILGLDTAFSDDYKHLFNEYGIALRKKRLFGQAVDYYRRALELAGDDENLWYNLARAQFERQDWAACAEAAAKCLELAPGHEEGRRMMDHLVKKGLI